The Mytilus trossulus isolate FHL-02 chromosome 3, PNRI_Mtr1.1.1.hap1, whole genome shotgun sequence genome contains a region encoding:
- the LOC134711827 gene encoding uncharacterized protein LOC134711827, whose product MKIYPSWCIASLILQFLQHLVCESSHLKQKSNWLDKTALNETLKRITVTKKTEFEPVVEFHDDLKLYFQINSQFDNSSNVRLKRDTSGIIEANNIQAERIKTNKLYSKHVTADIVKANNVKTIIISIGKAFSLRKARGESDDRETFVLNRNGIDPTDTSVTIVLKRDDSDSVNINGFNSDTLRPKIYASQKSLYVRNPVNKTEKLSNLDTKQNAMNNIKTTSTLGSLLQNTYIQKHQSSKHDQLSRIKPLKSTFVKRKDRPINTTFRSEVVSNLQKKKNMRQNWRKKNFMLGGQKDLQNSAMIRNTMNFQGNSLSPFGNTSIQLRNKPTQKKNMLEHKLFRKEKPILTPTDRVLKARKLTKYSDLADVRSDEETDGILRADDTQTNQLTTNNLFAKKVTAETIRAGKIKSAHISIGKSPLQKTNWYKDNREMFISNKNEEVHMEPSVSIMLGSNGPHPISINQYTADDMHLLNRKNEFVRKPFNDENHPSSRNRISNDKNTYKKRPPLVTPSPTNIINEINRLKLKYKNNDLIQTDGTQHENSFSDFDSFEIASEDDYNEIHQSSKAFKHAKRINYYDSFYNNFGNEFSSSEENGKEKELDINFKQADELTSDISAKDKDKVYSTSKHLLISEADDFLFS is encoded by the exons atgaaaatatatccCTCATGGTGTATCGCTTCATTAATCCTACAGTTTCTGCAACACCTAGTTTGTGAAAGTTCAC ATTTGAAACAGAAAAGTAATTGGTTGGATAAAACAGCTCTGAATGAAACACTAAAAAGGATTACTGTAACAAAAAAGACTGAATTTGAACCCGTTGTTGAATTTCATGacgatttaaaattatattttcaaattaattctCAGTTTGATAACAGTTCCAATGTTCGTTTAAAAAGGGACACATCAGGTATCATAGAAGCAAACAATATACAGGCAGAACGAATTAAAACGAACAAATTGTATTCAAAACACGTAACAGCAGATATTGTAAAAGCTAACAATGTAAAGACTATCATCATTTCAATTGGCAAAGCGTTCTCTCTCCGGAAAGCTCGGGGGGAGTCAGATGATCGGGAGACATTTGTATTAAACAGAAATGGGATAGATCCAACAGATACTTCTGTTACAATCGTACTGAAGCGTGACGATAGTGATTCTGTTAATATAAACGGATTTAACTCGGATACATTAAGACCGAAAATATACGCCAGTCAAAAAAGTCTATATGTTAGAAATCCCGTGAATAAAACGGAAAAATTATCTAATCTTGATACGAAACAAAACGCAATGAATAATATTAAGACAACTTCGACATTGGGTTCTCTGTTGCAAAATACGTATATACAAAAACACCAATCAAGTAAACACGACCAACTATCTAGAATAAAACCACTCAAATCAACATTTGTTAAGAGAAAGGATCGACCCATTAATACAACATTTCGTAGTGAAGTAGTTTCGAATCTACAAAAGAAGAAGAACATGAGGCAAAACTGGAGAAAAAAGAATTTCATGCTCGGGGGACAAAAAGATTTGCAGAACTCAGCAATGATAAGAAATACAATGAACTTTCAAGGTAATAGTTTATCACCATTTGGTAACACGTCTATACAATTAAGAAATAAGCCaactcaaaagaaaaatatgcttGAGCATAAACTATTCAGAAAAGAAAAGCCAATTCTTACGCCAACTGATCGAGTTCTGAAAGCTCGCAAACTAACCAAGTATTCTGATCTTGCAGATGTTCGTTCTGACGAGGAGACAGATGGTATCCTGAGGGCAGACGATACACAGACAAATCAACTTacaacaaataatttgtttgccAAAAAAGTGACAGCAGAAACAATAAGGGCGGGGAAAATTAAATCAGCGCACATTTCTATAGGCAAATCTCCATTACAGAAAACAAACTGGTACAAAGATAACCGCGAAATGttcatttcaaacaaaaatgaagaaGTTCATATGGAGCCATCTGTATCAATAATGCTAGGTAGCAATGGACCTCACCCTATCAGCATCAATCAATATACAGCTGATGATATGCATTTGTTGAATCGTAAAAATGAATTTGTCAGGAAACCTTTTAATGACGAAAATCATCCTTCAAGTCGTAATAGAATAAGTAACGATAAAAACACTTACAAGAAAAGACCACCATTGGTAACTCCGTCGCCAACAAATATAATCAACGAAATAAatagattaaaattaaaatataagaataacGATTTAATTCAAACTGATGGTACCCAACACGAGAATTCTTTCAGTGATTTTGACAGTTTTGAAATAGCAAGTGAGGATGATTATAATGAAATCCACCAGTCTTCAAAAGCTTTCAAACATGCAAAGCGTATTAATTATTATGATtcattttacaacaattttggAAATGAGTTTTCAAGCAGCGAAGAAAACGGTAAAGAAAAAGAACTggatattaattttaaacaagcGGACGAATTAACAAGTGATATTTCAGCCAAAGATAAGGACAAAGTATATTCAACAAGTAAACATTTACTAATTTCGGAAGCGGATGATTTTTTATTCAGTTGA